In Penaeus vannamei isolate JL-2024 chromosome 21, ASM4276789v1, whole genome shotgun sequence, the DNA window TGGTGCTCGGCAGGAGAAGCGAAAGGAGTTTTCTGGCTCTGAATGGCTGGTGTTTCTGGGActgaatggctggagtttctggctctgaatggctggagtttctgggactgaatggctggagtttctggCTCTGAATGGCTGGTGTTTCTGGCTCTGAATGGCTGGTGTTTCTGGCTctgaatggctggagtttctgggactgaatggctggagtttctggCTCTGAATGGCTGGTGTTTCTGGCTCTGAATGGCTGGTGTTTCTGGCACTGAATGGATGGAGTTTATGGCTCTGAATGGCTGGTGTTTCTGGTTctgaatggctggagtttctggCTCTGAATGGCTGGTGTTTGTGACATtgaatggctggagtttctggAACTGAATGGCTGGTGTTTCTGGCACTGAATGGCTGGTGTTTGTGGCActgaatggctggagtttctgggactgaatggctggagtttctggCTCTGAATGGCTAGAGTTTCTGGCTctgaatggctggagtttctggcactgaatggctggagtttctggctctgaatggctggagtttctgggactgaatggctggagtttctggctctgaatggctggagtttctgggactgaatggctggagtttctggctctgaatggctggagtttctgggactgaatggctggagtttctggctctgaatggctggagtttctgggactgaatggctggagtttctggctctgaatggctggagtttctggctctgaatggctggagtttctgggactgaatggctggagtttgtgggactgaatggctggagtttctggctcagaatggctggagtttctgggactgaatggctggagtttctggctctgaatggctggagtttctgggactgaatggctggagtttctggctctgaatggctggagtttctggctctgaatggctggagtttctgggactgaatggctggagtttctggctctgaatggctggagtttctggctctgaatggctggagtttctgggactgaatggctggagtttctggaactgaatggctggagtttctggaactgaatggctggagtttctgggactgaatggctggagtttctggctctgaatggctggagtttctgggactgaatggctggagtttctggaactgaatggctggagtttctggaactgaatggctggagtttctgggactgaatggctggagtttctggctctgaatggctggagtttctgggactgaatggctggagtttctggctctgaatggctggagtttctgggactgaatggctggagtttctggctctgaatggctggagtttctggctctgaatggctggagtttctgggactgaatggctggagtttgtgggactgaatggctggagtttctggctcagaatggctggagtttctgggactgaatggctggagtttctggctctgaatggctggagtttctgggactgaatggctggagtttctggctctgaatggctggagtttctggctctgaatggctggagtttctgggactgaatggctggagtttctggctctgaatggctggagtttctggctctgaatggctggagtttctgggactgaatggctggagtttctggaactgaatggctggagtttctggctctgaatggctggagtttctggGACTGAATGGCTGGTGTTTGTGGGActgaatggctggagtttctggctctgaatggctggagtttctggGACTGAATGGCTGGTGTTTCTGGGActgaatggctggagtttctggctctgaatggctggagtttctggCTCTGAATGGCTGGTGTTTGTGGCActgaatggctggagtttct includes these proteins:
- the LOC138865580 gene encoding proteoglycan 4-like is translated as MHFWRRTRAPIAVPAIQCHPFSARNSSHSEPQTPAIQSQKLQPFSATNTSHSEPETPAIQSQKLQPFSPRNTSHSVPETPAIQSQKLQPFSPTNTSHSVPETPAIQSQKLQPFKPETPAIQCQKLQPFRARNSSHSEPETPAIQSQKLQPFSATNTSHSVPETPAIQFQKLQPFNVTNTSHSEPETPAIQNQKHQPFRAINSIHSVPETPAIQSQKHQPFRARNSSHSVPETPAIQSQKHQPFRARNTSHSEPETPAIQSQKLQPFRARNSSHSVPETPAIQSQKTPFASPAEHQNTTSVGTHLESERASDFFGPAIADASDLPRKDGRSLFSLKAGNSRRRNFLHFPSLLLRLLGDGSPGSHESSGTPQGLRLDFGGRDHHTKCSARMETSTGPLSSVARALLFLGRSSRSRRSPEAPPTQG